In Candidatus Paceibacterota bacterium, the sequence GGCGGCCGCACCGCGGCGCTGAACCTCATCCCCTCGACCACCGGCGCCGCCAAGGCCGTGGGCCTGGTGTTGCCCGAGGTCAAAGGCAAGCTGACCGGCATGGCCTTCCGCGTGCCGACCCCCACCGTCTCGGTCGTGGACCTCACGGTCCGGACGGTCAAAGAGACCAGCTACGCGGAGATCTGCGCGGCGATGAAGAAGGCCAGCGAGACTTATCTCAAGGGCATCCTCGAATACACCGAGGACGAAGTGGTCAGCTCGGACTTCATCCATTGCAAAGCCTCCTCCATCTTCGATAAAGGCGCCGGCATCGAGCTGAACAAGCGCTTCTTCAAGCTGGTAAGCTGGTACGACAACGAATGGGGCTATAGCTGCCGCGTGTCGGACCTGCTCAAGTACATGATCCAAAAGGGGATTTAACTCTTCTATTGGTTGGTTGGGGACGGCGGCCTGGCAACGGGCCGCCGTTCTTTTTAGGGCGATCGCCGGGGGCGAGATCAGTGCCTCGCCCCGCTCAGCTTCCGCCCGAACTTCTCCACCTTCGGCCGGATGACCACGCGGCAGTAGGGCTGGTTCGGGTTCTCGCGGTAGTAATCCTGGTGGTAATCCTCCGCTTTGTAGAACTTCCCGAGCGGGACAATCTCCGTGACCACCGGCCGGATGAAACGCTTTTGCGCCTCGGCCTTTGACTTCTCCGCGACCGCCTTTTGGGCCTCGCTGGAGTAGAGAATAATGGAGCGATACTGGGTGCCCTGGTCCGCGCCCTGGCGGTTGAGCGTGGTCGGATCGTGCGCCTCCCAGAAGGCCTCCAGCAGCGATTCGTACGAGAGGGCCTTGGGATCGTATTCAACCTGGATGACCTCGGCATGGCCGGTGGTGCCGGCGCAAACCTCCTTGTAGGTGGGATTGTGCTTCGTGCCGCCCGCATAACCACTGGTGACGGACCTGACGCCGGGGAGCATCTGAAACACCGCCTCGGTGCACCAAAAGCAGCCGCCGCCCAGCGTGGCGATTTCAGTGGAATTGGTTGAGCTGTTCATAGTCTTCGTTTGGGCCAGTCCCGCGCTTGCGCTGGCGAGCAGGCAGGCTATGGAAATTGACACCACAAGTCCGAAAGCCGGGAACCCCAACGCGAAGTCCCTGGCTCGCGGGCGCTGCCGCGTTCGAGGTTGATGCGGTCTCTTTCTACTCATCAGCAAGGGAAACCTCGCACATATTTCCGTCCAGGGCGAATCGGCGGCGGGCTGTTCGAGCCAGGGGCTTTGCCGGTCCGAATTCAGGCAAATTGCCAGTGCAGCCAGCGCGCTCGAGGGGGCACCCCTCCGCGGCAGCCCGCCTACTTTTGGATCTCGGCGCCGACGGCTTTGACTTGATCCACGATCTTCACGGCGTCGTTGCGCGCCATGCCATTGGCCTGGAAGATGGCCTGGATGTCGTCGTAGATAGCTTGCATTCGGCCAGGCGGGATCTTCGCCGGGTTGAGTACCGCGGCGAGGTCTGAAACCAGCCGGTTGCGGCTGGTATCCGGCAGAGGTTTCTGCACAAAAGCAGCCGTCAGGCTATCGGTCAGGGCGGCGACTGTGGCCTGCGAAGGCTTGCCGGGTCCCTGTGCGCAGGCGAGGAGGTTTGTGGTGAGCTGCAGCTTCTGCCCGGGCGACAACGTGGAATTGGCCTGAATGGCGGCCAGGTCGGTGCGCACCTTGGCGAGGTTCTTCAGCAGCAGGCTCGAAGGTGCCGATGGCACGGCCGGCATCGCCGGCTTGTTGGGCTGTGCTGCCTGCGCGGGTTGGGCCGGCGAAGGCACGGCCTGTCGGACGTTGTTCTGGTCGCGCGTTTCCCTGGCCCGCTTGAGGACGCTCTCGGGGCCGGCGAGCGCGCTGGCGGTCAGGCAGGTGGCCACGCCGAGCATTACAAGGGGTAGTTTCATAAGTTCATGTGCCGCACGACTACACTGCGACCCCGCGTGGGTTTTGTCAACGTTCCCCGGGGCGGTCAATGCCCTGCCGTTACCAGGTTCCCTTTGGGCAGCAGCGAAAGATAATCCACCAGGATTTGTTCAGCCTCCGCCAGCGGCGCGTCCGGCGCCTGCGCCTGTTCGGCGTCGGCCTCGTCGGGACTGTCCGAATCGAGCGGGGCGGGTGCGGCGGCGGCTGCATTTGTGCCGGCGCCTGAGAACCCGGAGTCGGCAGAACCGGAGAGTTTGGCCACGGTGGCATTGGTTTTGGCGACCGGTGGCGGCAGTCCCGGCAGGGAGGCCTGCTTGAGCGTCAGCTCATAGACTTTCTCCGGGCGCTCCGGGCGCGCCCGGCGTTCCGCATCCCGCGATTTCTGGCGCGCTTCGGCTTCCTCCTGCTCCTTGAGCCGCTGTTTCTCGTTGAGCGATATGCTCTTGTCCGCCAGCTGCTTTTTGAACAGGGCGATGTCCTCGCGCACGTAGTCGAACTCCTTCTCCGCGGCGACACGTTCCTCGGAGCGTTTGCGGAGCTCAGTCAGATACGGTTCGACGAGATTGAGGTGATCGAACCGCGCGCCCCGGATGGTGTCCCAGGGCAGAGGATTGTCGAGGGCGGCTTCGCCGATTTCCTTCGATTCGTTGGCCACCGAGGGCAGAATGATATTCGGGACGACGCCCTTCAACTGTGTGGACGCGCCGCTGGGCCGGAAGAACTTCTTGATGGTCAGCTTGAGCGCGCCCGGATCATTGGTCAGCGACCGGTTCGCGTTCTGGATGAAATGGCGCAACTGGTTCACGCTTTGGACCGTGCCTTTGCCGTGGGTCGCGGCCTCGCCGATGATCAACGCGCGGCCATAGTCCTGCAGGGCCCCGGCCAGAATCTCGGAGGCGGACGCGCTGTGGCGGCTGGTGAGCACCACCAGCGGCCCGTCATAAAGCACCGTTGGGTCGGTGTCGTCGGCTCGCTCCACCGTGCCGTCGGTTTCGCGGACCTGGACGACAGGGCCGGTCTTGATGAACACGCCCGTCAGCTTGATGGCCTCTTCGAGGGAGCCGCCGCCGTTGCGGCGCAGGTCGAGAATGATGCCGGCGACGTTTTCCTTTTTCAGTTTGTCGAGCAGTTTCGCGACGTCGGCGGTGGTGCTTTTCGGTTCCGGTTTGACCTTGGAGGGGGAGGTGTCAAAAGTGGCGTAGAAGGACGGCAGGTCAATAACCCCAATTCGCAGAGTCTCGCCGCGGCGATCAGGCATTTCTATGATCTTGGCTTTTGCGGCCTGTTCTTCCAGCGGGATCTCATCACGGATGAGGCTGACGATGGTGCGGGTGGAATTCTCCGCCCCGGCCGGGATGATCGTGAGGCGCACCTCGGTGCCCTTGGGACCGCGAATGAGCTGCACGGCCTTGTTCAGGCTCATGTCCACGACGTCCACGGGCGGCTGGTCGCCCTGGGCCACCGCCACAATGCGGTCGTTTTCCTTGATGAGCTTGCTCTTGATGGCCGGACCGCCCGGCAGCAGCCGGCGAATCTTGCAGTAGCCGTCGTCCGAGACCAATTCCGCCCCGATGCCGAACAGGCTGAGGTTCATGCCGATGGAGAATTGTTCCAGTTGCGCGCGGCCGAGGTAATCCGAATGCGGGTCATACACCCGGGCGAGCGCGGTGAGATAGACCTGGAGGACATCGTCGTTGTTCCAATCAGTGAAGAAGCGCAGGTTGCGGTGGTAGCGGTGGCTGAGCGTTTCGATGATTTCTTCCTGATCGGTCTTCTTGGGCGCCGTGGCGCTGGCCTGGTTGGTAGAGGCGGTGGCCGGCGTTTCAGGCAGTTGCGCCAGCCTTGGCTTGGCCTGCGGATCGGTTTCAGCTTTGGCCGCGCCTTTCTTTGCCGCGTCGGCGAGGTTCTTCTTCCGGGCGCCAATTTTGCCAAGCAGTTCCTGCAAGTACTCGAAGCGCAACCACTCGCGCCAGAGCTTCTTCGCCTCGTCGAGGTCGGCGGGATAGGGCAACTCCTTGCGGTTGAGGATCACCCGTTCGTCGGTGTCAAAGGTGAACTTCTCGTGCTTGAGCAACTCATCGGCATAGGCGGTGCGTTGCGCCAGCCGTTCCCTGAACCGGTTGAAGATCTCGCAGGCGGGGGTGGTGTCGGCCG encodes:
- a CDS encoding carboxy terminal-processing peptidase, coding for MMIERLALRSLLLSLCLVSPLSAVDAMARSTDADRSLLFTNTFTDVQPGPADGHIAAVTAHILTNHHYLKKPFDASVSSQFLDRYLETLDPRHLHFTRGDLAEFERYRTNLNRLTMPGRRPADTTPACEIFNRFRERLAQRTAYADELLKHEKFTFDTDERVILNRKELPYPADLDEAKKLWREWLRFEYLQELLGKIGARKKNLADAAKKGAAKAETDPQAKPRLAQLPETPATASTNQASATAPKKTDQEEIIETLSHRYHRNLRFFTDWNNDDVLQVYLTALARVYDPHSDYLGRAQLEQFSIGMNLSLFGIGAELVSDDGYCKIRRLLPGGPAIKSKLIKENDRIVAVAQGDQPPVDVVDMSLNKAVQLIRGPKGTEVRLTIIPAGAENSTRTIVSLIRDEIPLEEQAAKAKIIEMPDRRGETLRIGVIDLPSFYATFDTSPSKVKPEPKSTTADVAKLLDKLKKENVAGIILDLRRNGGGSLEEAIKLTGVFIKTGPVVQVRETDGTVERADDTDPTVLYDGPLVVLTSRHSASASEILAGALQDYGRALIIGEAATHGKGTVQSVNQLRHFIQNANRSLTNDPGALKLTIKKFFRPSGASTQLKGVVPNIILPSVANESKEIGEAALDNPLPWDTIRGARFDHLNLVEPYLTELRKRSEERVAAEKEFDYVREDIALFKKQLADKSISLNEKQRLKEQEEAEARQKSRDAERRARPERPEKVYELTLKQASLPGLPPPVAKTNATVAKLSGSADSGFSGAGTNAAAAAPAPLDSDSPDEADAEQAQAPDAPLAEAEQILVDYLSLLPKGNLVTAGH
- the msrA gene encoding peptide-methionine (S)-S-oxide reductase MsrA, whose amino-acid sequence is MNSSTNSTEIATLGGGCFWCTEAVFQMLPGVRSVTSGYAGGTKHNPTYKEVCAGTTGHAEVIQVEYDPKALSYESLLEAFWEAHDPTTLNRQGADQGTQYRSIILYSSEAQKAVAEKSKAEAQKRFIRPVVTEIVPLGKFYKAEDYHQDYYRENPNQPYCRVVIRPKVEKFGRKLSGARH